GTCGAGAAGTTTCTCGAAAAATGCCAAGAGATATTCAGCAAGTTGCGCTAAGGAAATTACGAATGATAAAATAATGCAAAAATATCAATGACTTAAGAATTCCACCAGCGAACAGACTGGAAAAACTGAGCAGTGACCGAGAAGGACAACACGGCATTAGAATCTATGAACAGTGGCGCATCTGTTTCATCTGGCGGCATGGTGAAGCGTATAAAGTGGAAATAGCAGATTATCGTTAGAGGAGTGAAACATGAAACCTAAAACTGGCCATTGCATCCATAACTGATTGATAGCATTAGAAATAGTTTTTCGCATGGGTGAATGGTAAATTTGGTAACGTATGAATATCAAAAAGGTATTGGGCTTCATTCGCCACTTTTAGGTAAAAATAATTTACACCCCGTACATCCTGGAGAAGTTCTTTTGGAAGAGTTTCTCAAGCCGGTGGGTCTGAGCCAAAATAGACTTGCCTTGAATATTGGTGTACCTGCTCGAAGAATAAACGAGATTGTCCTTGAAAAAAGGAAAATAACAGCAGATACAGCTCTCCGGCTGGCCAAGTTTTTTGGAACATCCGCCGAGTTTTGGCTTGGGTTGCAGTCGCAGTATGATATAGATGTTACGGCGGATGAGATTGGTGAACGCTGCATAGCCGCGCCGCTTAGTTCAGATGTTATCTGCTCAGTGCGAGCAAAGTGAATTTTAACAAATAGCATTATTAAGGAGGCAAATAAAGATGGTTTTTAAGGTCGCGCAAGTTTTCGACATTCCCTCGGCACCTGATTACAAGAAGATAATGAGAGAGGAGGGATTGGATGTTAAGGTGGTGAAGAAGTTATGTCTCACTGAGGAGGAGGTCATAGATACGGCCCACGATGCCGATGCGATAATAGGGGTGGCTACTTTCCAGCCCTTTTCGAGAAAGGTAATGGAAAGGTTGACCAGATGCAGGTTTATTCAGAGTATGGGAATTGGCTATGACCGTCTGGATGTGGCTGCCGCGACTGAACATGGCATCCTGGTGGCTAATATGCCTGATTACTGCCTGGAAGAGGTATCAGACCATGCCATGGCCCTTATTCTTGCCTGCACCAGGAGGATCGTCGCCTTGAACGAGACCGTGAAGAGAGGAGGTTGGAAGGTCGAGCCTGACCCCGATATACAAAAGGAAATATGGCCTAAAATGTCTCGGTTAAAGGGACAGACCCTGGGCCTTGTCGGGTTTGGTCGTATCCCCCGGACACTGGTTCCGAAAGCAACGGGCTTCGGTATGAGAATTATCGCTTATGATCCTTATATTCCCGAGGAAATATTTACAGGACTTGGAGTGGAGCGAGTGGACCTCGATCGGTTGCTCAGGGAATCAGATATCGTCTCGGTTCATAGCGCCCTTACCACAGAAACCAAGCACCTGCTGGGATTGAGAGAATTGAAAAAAATGAAGCCCACTGCTCACCTTGTAAATACGGCACGTGGTGGTATTGTTGATGGACAGGCCTTATATACAGCCCTTAAAGAGGGTATAATTATGGGAGCAGCGGTAGATGTTACGGAACCGGAACCTATCAAACCGGATGATCCGTTGCTTACACTTGATAACTTTATTGTCACCGCCCATTCCGGTCATTTTTCCATACCTGCTTTCACGGAGCTTACCCACCGTCCGGCAAGAGAAGTGGCACGGGTTTTCAAGGGGGAATGGCCTGTGGGTCTGCTTAATCCCGAGGTCAAAGAAAAGTTCAGGCAAAAATGGGACAAATATTAAAATACCATAAACTTTTATGACATAGGCTGTATTGTTGAAAACGGCTTTTTTTGTTAGTTGTTTACATATCCGGCCGGAGAGGTTGTTTACGTATTGAAGAGAAAACTGAAAACCATATTCTTAACTGGTCTTGCCGTCATCACCCCCATAGGATTGACGCTTTATATCCTCATCTTTATTATAGACCTGATGGATACTCTCCTAACGATTATCCCCGAAAGATACCAGCCTGATACACTTCTGCCATTTCACATACCGGGGCTTGGTATCATTGTGACGGTAATTCTGGTTTTTATCTGTGGTCTTTTAACCCAGAGTTATTTTGGTAACAAACTCGTCATGTGGGGAGAGAGCCTTGTAGATAAAGTACCTATTATAAGGGGTATCTATCAAGCTATCAAAAGGATTGCCGATGGTATGTTTAAAAGTACAAAGCAGAGCTTTAAAAAGGTTGTTTTGGTTGAATTTCCCCGTAAGGGGATGTATTCTATTGGGTTTGTAACAGGCAGGCCCAATAGGGAGATTCAAACCAGGGTAGGAAATAACGACAACTATATCAGCATACTTATACCCACGGCACCCAACCCGACGACAGGATTTTTTTTGATGGTGCCGGAAGACGAGTTGATTTATACGGACATGCTGGTGGAAGAGGCTTTTACACTCATTATTTCCGGTGGTATTGTTACCCCACCCAACCGTTCAAAGGTGTAGAAAGTGGGCAAAAGTGAGGAAAAGGAAAAAATTAAATTTGTCAAGGAAGGAGAAAAAGATGCAAATTACATCGGAGAGCGTTAAGATAGGACATCCTGACATTGTAGCTGATTCGATAGCGGCAAATGTAATTGCTGCCATTCTGGATGAGGAGCATAAAATTGGTATGACCGTTGATACCATGCCCCATTGCGGTATTGAGGTTTTTTTAGGAAAGGGCCTCTGTATCGTTGGTGGAGAGGTTGATACGAGGATCTATGTGGATGTCGAGAGGTGTGTTCGTGAGGCGGTTCTGTCTATAGGTTATCGGGATTATGCCCTCGGTCTTAACGGGAACTCCATGGGAGTTCTCAATACAATTGTTCCCCAGTCCCCGGATATCAATATAGGTACACGGGCCAATCTCGGTAAATATAAAGAAATTGGCGCCGGGGACCAGGGTATTATCTATGGATTTGCCTGCAATGAGACACCGGAATTGCTACCCCTTCCCTTTGTGTTGGCAAGCCTGCTGATGAGGACGTTTGAAAATTGTGGGAATCCTGTATTCGCCCCGGATGGCAAGGGACAGGTGACAGTGGATTATGACGATCAGGGGGCGCCCTTACGGGTGACCACCATTCTCATGTCTAACGCTATTGATTATCGCCATGTTCCTCCGAGTTTCAGATCCAGTATAGAACCACAGGCCAGGCAGATGGCCATGGATTGCCTTAAGGGTTGGGTGGATGAAAAAACCGAATTTCTGTTCAACCCCACAGGTGAATGGCAGGCCATCAATTCATGCAGCGCCGCTGATTCGGGATTAACCGGTCGCAAAATTGTGGTTCAGCTCTATGGAGGGTATCCGGGCGCCCAGGTAGGAGGCGGTTCGATTGTCAACAAATCACCGGAGAAAGTTGACTGTTCTGCGGCCTTTGGGGCACGGTATGTTGTCAAGAATATCGTCGCCGCTGGCCTGGCCACGAGGTGTTCCCTTCAACTGGCCTATGCCATAGGTATTGCCAGGCCCATCTCCGTTTATGTAAATTCTTTTGGCACTGGTGTTGTATCCGACAGAAAACTGGCTGTATTGATCAAGGAATTCTTTGATTTGTCCCCCCGGGGCATGATCGAACAATTTGATCTCCTCAATGGAGACATCTATAGAAAACTGCCCCGGACACTATTTCTCGATGATTATCCATGGGAGAAAACAGATAAGATTGAAGAACTGGGACAGGCTGCTGCCGTTTGAAGGATGGAGAAATCTAAAATCAGGGATGAGGGACGTATGAAATTCGAAGAGATTGACAGGGACTTAAAATACAGAATTGCCGACATCTCTCTTGCCGACTGGGGGCGCAGGGAGTTAGAACTTACCGAAAACGAGATGCCCGGCCTGATGGCGGTGCGAGAAAAGTACGGTCCCCAAAAACCTTTAAAGGGTTTGAAGATTATGGGTAGCCTCCATATGACGATTCAAACGGCGATGCTCATCGAAACACTCGGAGAGCTTGGTGCTGACCTCAGATGGGCCTCATGCAATATTTTCTCTACACAGGATCATGCGGCGGCCGCCATTGCCAAGGGAGGGTCAGCAGCCGTTTTCGCCTGGAAGGGGGAATCTCTCGAGGAATACTGGTGGTGTACGGAACAGGCCCTGACCTGGCCGGATGGTTCCGGGCCGGATCTGATCGTTGATGATGGCGGTGATGCGACCCTTTTCGTCCATCAGGGTGTCAAGGTCGAGAAGGACCCGGTGTTGCTTGATAGAACACAAGAGAACAGAGAGATGCAGATTGTCATGGAACGTCTCAGCTATAGTTTTAAGCGTGATCCGCAGCACTGGCATCGAGTGGCAGCAAATATCCGGGGCGTTTCCGAAGAGACGACAACAGGTGTTCACAGACTGTATCAAATGGCCCAGGCCGGTAAATTGCTCTTTCCTGCCATGAACGTCAATGACTCGATAACCAAATCTAAGTTCGACAATTTATACGGTTGCAGGGAATCACTTGCTGACGGCATCAAGCGAGCGACAGATATCATGATTGCGGGTAAGATCGTCGTGATCTGCGGATACGGTGATGTCGGCAAGGGATGCGCCCAGTCCATGCGTGGTCTTGGAGCTCGCGTTATTATCGTTGAGGTTGATCCCATCTGTGCCCTTCAGGCTGCCATGGAGGGGTATGAGGTCACCACGCTGGAGGATATTGCAGAAAAAGGGGATATCTTTGTTACCGCAACGGGGTGCTGTGATGTCATCACGGGTGAACATATGGAAAAGATGAAGAATGAGGCTATTGTCTGCAACATCGGCCATTTCGACAGCGAGATCGCCATACATTATCTCGAGAAGAACTGTAAAAAAGAGAATATCAAACCACAGGTGGACAGGTGGACCATGAACGCGGGACATTCTATTATCGTTCTCGCAGAAGGGCGATTGGTCAACCTCGGATGCGCCACCGGCCACCCCAGTTTTGTCATGAGTTGCAGCTTTACCAATCAGTGTCTCGCCCAGATTGAACTGGCAGCCAACAGATATAAAGTTGGTGTTTATACCCTGCCGAAGAAACTTGATGAGGAGGTGGCAAGACTGCATCTTGACCGCCTGGGAGTCAAGCTTTCGAAGTTAACTCCCAAACAGGCCGATTATCTTGGTATTCAAATCGGCGGCCCCTTCAAACCGGATTACTACCGCTATTAAAAAATCGGAGCTGACGGCTGAACGCTTACTACACTTTTTTAATGTCTTCTAAAAGCCGCTTTACCACTGTTTGGTGTTGCTTTAGAATAAAGAAACC
This Syntrophales bacterium DNA region includes the following protein-coding sequences:
- a CDS encoding type II toxin-antitoxin system RelE/ParE family toxin, yielding MNDLRIPPANRLEKLSSDREGQHGIRIYEQWRICFIWRHGEAYKVEIADYR
- a CDS encoding HigA family addiction module antitoxin produces the protein MVNLVTYEYQKGIGLHSPLLGKNNLHPVHPGEVLLEEFLKPVGLSQNRLALNIGVPARRINEIVLEKRKITADTALRLAKFFGTSAEFWLGLQSQYDIDVTADEIGERCIAAPLSSDVICSVRAK
- a CDS encoding C-terminal binding protein, producing MVFKVAQVFDIPSAPDYKKIMREEGLDVKVVKKLCLTEEEVIDTAHDADAIIGVATFQPFSRKVMERLTRCRFIQSMGIGYDRLDVAAATEHGILVANMPDYCLEEVSDHAMALILACTRRIVALNETVKRGGWKVEPDPDIQKEIWPKMSRLKGQTLGLVGFGRIPRTLVPKATGFGMRIIAYDPYIPEEIFTGLGVERVDLDRLLRESDIVSVHSALTTETKHLLGLRELKKMKPTAHLVNTARGGIVDGQALYTALKEGIIMGAAVDVTEPEPIKPDDPLLTLDNFIVTAHSGHFSIPAFTELTHRPAREVARVFKGEWPVGLLNPEVKEKFRQKWDKY
- a CDS encoding DUF502 domain-containing protein gives rise to the protein MKRKLKTIFLTGLAVITPIGLTLYILIFIIDLMDTLLTIIPERYQPDTLLPFHIPGLGIIVTVILVFICGLLTQSYFGNKLVMWGESLVDKVPIIRGIYQAIKRIADGMFKSTKQSFKKVVLVEFPRKGMYSIGFVTGRPNREIQTRVGNNDNYISILIPTAPNPTTGFFLMVPEDELIYTDMLVEEAFTLIISGGIVTPPNRSKV
- the metK gene encoding methionine adenosyltransferase, which encodes MQITSESVKIGHPDIVADSIAANVIAAILDEEHKIGMTVDTMPHCGIEVFLGKGLCIVGGEVDTRIYVDVERCVREAVLSIGYRDYALGLNGNSMGVLNTIVPQSPDINIGTRANLGKYKEIGAGDQGIIYGFACNETPELLPLPFVLASLLMRTFENCGNPVFAPDGKGQVTVDYDDQGAPLRVTTILMSNAIDYRHVPPSFRSSIEPQARQMAMDCLKGWVDEKTEFLFNPTGEWQAINSCSAADSGLTGRKIVVQLYGGYPGAQVGGGSIVNKSPEKVDCSAAFGARYVVKNIVAAGLATRCSLQLAYAIGIARPISVYVNSFGTGVVSDRKLAVLIKEFFDLSPRGMIEQFDLLNGDIYRKLPRTLFLDDYPWEKTDKIEELGQAAAV
- the ahcY gene encoding adenosylhomocysteinase encodes the protein MKFEEIDRDLKYRIADISLADWGRRELELTENEMPGLMAVREKYGPQKPLKGLKIMGSLHMTIQTAMLIETLGELGADLRWASCNIFSTQDHAAAAIAKGGSAAVFAWKGESLEEYWWCTEQALTWPDGSGPDLIVDDGGDATLFVHQGVKVEKDPVLLDRTQENREMQIVMERLSYSFKRDPQHWHRVAANIRGVSEETTTGVHRLYQMAQAGKLLFPAMNVNDSITKSKFDNLYGCRESLADGIKRATDIMIAGKIVVICGYGDVGKGCAQSMRGLGARVIIVEVDPICALQAAMEGYEVTTLEDIAEKGDIFVTATGCCDVITGEHMEKMKNEAIVCNIGHFDSEIAIHYLEKNCKKENIKPQVDRWTMNAGHSIIVLAEGRLVNLGCATGHPSFVMSCSFTNQCLAQIELAANRYKVGVYTLPKKLDEEVARLHLDRLGVKLSKLTPKQADYLGIQIGGPFKPDYYRY